A segment of the Salmo trutta chromosome 3, fSalTru1.1, whole genome shotgun sequence genome:
GAGGTAGGGATCAGTTCATAGGGGTCCATCTCCACTGGGCTTAGGGTAGCCAGGTCTCCTGACTCAGCAGTAGCAGAGCCACTGTTCTCCCCTGTCTGGATGACCAATGAGTCCAGTGATGTGGTATGCTCCTCAGGGAGAAGGACACTGGCACTGTGGTCCACAGAGTTGGTTCGGCGGTATTCAGGTGTGTTCTCCCAGTATGGAGGCTGAGTGGTGGACTGGTCAGTGAAGAGCTCTGTTTCCTCGTGAGGTGAAGTGGAAGATACAGATGTATCCTCGACACCCCCAGCGATGGCTCCCTCAGGCCTGATGGACCCTCCTGAGAGGTCGTAAGAGGTGCTTGGGTAGACCATGTCTGTGACATGCTCCACCTGGATGACATGCTCATCTCCGGAGTGGTCCTCCTCAGGAGGTGTGGGCAGCCCACTTTCCAGTTGCTCCTCTGGAGAGCTGTCATACCTAGTAGTGGCTTCAACTCCTGATACATTAGAGCCTGCGGTCTCAGAGGTAAAAGTGTAGTGATCGGTCTCCTGGGTGATCTCTGTTTGCATATGGCTTTCCTCTGAAATACCATACTGAGACTCTGTTGGCTCACCACTCTCAGGGGTTGTGCCAGGCATGGGATGTGGATCACTGGACCCGTCCACTTCCTTATATGATGTGGTGGGCATGGGGGCCTCCAGAGCAGTCCCTGGTACACCCTCTATAGAGGGCTCTCCTGATTCCACGTTTGACTCTAACGAGGGCTGGAAGGGATCGGGGCTACCAATTTTGTCTTCATGAGCAGTGGTAAGATCACCTGATTCATAATTTGTCTTGGGAGAAGGTGGATACAGTGTTGGGTTTGCATTCAGCTCATCATAGGGTGTGACTGGGTAGTTTGAATCTAAGTTTGCCTCCTCAGGGGCAGGCTGATATGATTCTGGGTTGCTGACCTCTTTCACCGGTTGCCAGGTGTCCTCTGTGGGCTCCAGGTCTTGGAGGAAGGATGTGGGGGTGAATGGGTCTTGGGGTTCAACCGGAAAGGGTAGCTCCTCGTGATAGACAACAGTAGGGCCCTGGCCATCGACAGCCGCCTGCTCCTCTCCAGGCTGGTCTGGGTACTGCTCCCCATGAACAACCTCCTGTTCCTCTCCGTGCTCCCCAGGCACAGCCTCCTGCTCCTCTCCGTCCTCCTTGATGTATGCCTCCTCAGTAACAGCCCCCTGCTCCTCTCCGTGTTCTCCAGGAACAAACCCCTGTTCTTCTCCGTGCTCCCCAGGGACAGCCCCCTGCTCTGGGTACTGCTCTCCAGGGACAGCCCCCTGCTCTGGGTACTGCTCCCCAGGGACAGCCCCTTGCTCTGGGTACTGCTCTCCAGGGACAGCCCCCTGCTCTGGGTATTGCTCCCCAGGGACAGCCCCCTGCTCTGGGTACTGCTCTCCAGGGACAGCCCTCTGCTCTGGGTACTGCTCTCCAGGGACAGCCCCCTGCTCCTCTATATGCTCTGATGGGTGCTGCTCCTCTGGAACAGGGAGGGCAGTCAGGGAGCCCTGAGCTTCTTCGCTCACCACCTGCTCCGTCACCTGACTCAGGCTGAATTCCTCCAGAGGCTCAAACACCGTCACAATGTCCTGGCCGATGTCCTCTGGCTCTGTTGCTAGGTAATCATGGGGAGATTCGGTGTGAGTGTTGCTGTTGCCTGTCAGATGCAAGGGCAATAAATCAAAGTTAGGCCAGAGGATGAGTTAGAATACAGTAGGAACTGCGTTGGGATGCCACTACTGAAACCCAGCATAACTTTCAAAACCTCTTACCTCGGAAGCAGTAAGTGTCATGGCGAGTGTGTGCCTCTGGAAAGCCTGTCTGGTTCAAATGGCGATAGACAGTCCTGACCCCAGGCTCCCCTCCACCACAACGCTCCCTGGGAGTGACAATGGGGTAGCGTACACTCCCATCAGCCAACCACCCCGGGCTGCAGGCGTTCAGTCCGTCATTCCAGGCTGCATACAGCTGACCTGTGGTAGCCAGCTCCGCTCCCTGAGCCAGACAATAGGCCTTAGCTTCCCATAGGGTGAAACTTCGGGGGGCAGAGCCATGGAACACTTCCCCTGTAGATATGGAGGGAGAAGTCAGGTTGTAATAATCTGCACTTGATCAAATTCATGACATACTCcaataaataacacattttcctACCCTCTATGTTCTCCACATAACAGTATACATCGTACAGCTCATCAGGTTCCAGCAGCCCATAGTTCCTCACTCCAGGATGCCCGTCCATGTCTCCAAAACATCCCTCTCGTGGCATCTGGATGGGATATCTGTGGAGAAGAGTGTCGATATTACATAGTGTTATACAACTGTTATAACAAGGCGGAAAGTCTATTGAagcatctctctatctgtgtccaCTTGATATGAGAGAACATTTACAGTGGTCTTTTATTTGCCTGGCCCTTACCTCACTGAATGGTCTGAGAGCCAGCCTGCATCACACTGCTCATAGCCACTGTGGTAGGCTGCCAAGAGCTGCTCTGGGGTGGCGATGTGAGCCCCGATCTCTTCACAGGCGTCCCGGGCCTGCGCAAAGGTAAAGGCATAGCGACTGGAAGCATCCCGGTAGTGGAACACCACCCCTGTTGAAGGTCCACAGTCTTGCCGTTATTTCAGATTCAGTATTTTGTGTGAACTACAGCTACATTCACAAGCATAGGCTATATCTGATTCATTAGGTTACAAACTGCTCTAGTCAGGCAATCCATAATCTATTACTTGCTGGGTGCATAGGGTGGGACAACCAATTCATCTCAGCAGAATTTGTATGACATTATAAAGGGACAGAAGTGTACAATAAGTGTACAGAACATTAAGAACACGTTCCTAATACCGAGTTGcaccagaacagcctcaattcgtcgggccatggactctacaaggtgtcgaaagctctCCACAAGGGTTCTGGCCCACGTACacactgttgagtgtgaaaaacccagcagcgttgccgttcttgacacaaactggtgcgcctggcacctactaccataccccgttcaaagacacttaaatctttagtcttgcccattcaccctctgaatggcatacatacacaatccatgtctcaattgcatcaaggcttaaaaatccttatttaacccgtctcctccccttcatctacactgattgaagtggatttaacaagtgacatcaataagggatcatagctttcacctggattcacatggtcagtcaatgccatggaaagagcagctgttcttaataatttgtacactcagtgtaagtgGTAATGTACAGTCAGTGTTTATGCTGTGTTTTGTAGgacattctctgtctctcctagaGCCATCCTGCGACTGACAATTCTGACTGGCTCACTGCCTGCTGAGACACAAGcattgacacacacactcctgagtTGTTATTGTCATAGGTCAGGAACTCTGGCTTATCCCCGACATCTATGACATCAACCCCCGGCCTCACCTTTGACCTTGACCTGAGCCACACCGTCGGCATCCTCCAGGCCCTGCTGCACCTCACAGCGGTAGAAGCCAGAGTCGTTGTACTGCAGGCCATCCAGCCTCAGGGTGAGGTCGGCTGGGGAGGAAGCGTAATGGAGCAGGGAGGCTCGGTCCTTGTAGGCCTCGCTGACCTTCACCCTGTCCCCTCGGGCCACCAGGATCTCAGTCTCATGGCCCTGGGACAGAACGCTCCACTTGACCCTGGGTAGGGAGAGGACGGCGTGGCGGCCATTCGTGTTGGGGGGCGGGTGGGACAGAGACACCAGGCAAGGTAAGGTAAGAGAGCCCCCCAAGATGGCAGATAAGGGAGGGGTCGTAGGGATGGTCACCTGTAGGAGTCTGGAGTCATCTGGAGAGTGCAGAATAAATGGGTTAAATTGCTGACTTTATAGTCAAAAAGTTCACAGTTTAAAaacaattgggggggggggggggggcatgtctCAGGTTGCAGTTGATGTTATTTGTTAAAGTCTTGAACCCATTTAAAATTCTTGCCAGTTGCCATTTGCCGTAATGGTGTTGTTGAAACAAATATGGGATGAGACACTTCCTCTTCACACCTGGGCACATCAGTTAACCTTGATTTTTGCTGTTAAAGTCACACCTTCTAAAATAGtttccagagtgtgtgtgtcagcaaaAACGATGAATAATCGGGGCGTGATTAGAAAGCGCCCCTATACCCTTAGAAGTCAAAGGTCATAGATCATTGAACGGATGTCAGTATAGCCGGGGCTGACGGAGGGTAGTCACGCACCTGACGCTTGGCTGGGGGTAGAGGAGGACGGTAGGACGAGTGGACAGATGGCACACAGCAGCAAAGACAGGAGCATCTCCAATCTGcaatagagagaaatagagaggtgggggggagaaaGTGACACAAAGACAGAAAGACCGTTTCATTATCGTGAAAGCTTAATAGACGAATGGAGAAGTGCTgtagagaaagtgagaaagaggcAAAGAGGTAGGGATGACTCCCTCGATAACTCTCAGAGGGTCCTGTGGCCTCTTTGGATACCTGGAGAAAAGATAAGACATACAAATATTGATTCATGCTTACAGTCATTCATCAACCTCAGAGTATATTACTAGACAGTGGCAAGTGGCCAGCATTCACCAGCCACCTCAGCCTCTGCGACCGTAAAGTAAAAGCCGTGGCTAAGACATCAGCGCTGTCATTTAGCAGAGACCTTGAGACATAGGATGAGGTGGCACATAGGATGGTGTGTTAATCCATCACATGCAACGTCAGTCCTGATCAAGCTGAAGTCCTTTTGAAGTAACAAATATTCATTCTTCATTTTGAAAAATGGATTTGTATGACAAGTGTGAGGGATTGTTCTTTAGTTCTGCAGAATTTTGTTGAGCTTCCAATAAGTTAATTGATGAGTCTATGGATATGTCtttgtggggttttgtgtttTGCATGTGTATATAAATCTCTTTAAATCAGGGAGTGTCATTAgtcagatagtgtgtgtgtgtgtgtgtgtgtgtgtgtgtgtaaagtagcTGTGAGCTGCCTGTGCCTTTTTGCATCAGTCAACTAGAGTGTGTTAGAGAGTAACTGTCTGTGTGGCCTTGGTGTTATCCAGCTGGCATGAGTCAGACTTTGGGAGCTCTCGAGTGTGAGCAGAATTCTGATGTCCCCCAAATTCCCCCAGGATGGCATGGCACAAAGCCCTTTCTCCAACTCCACTGCTTTATCATCATTATATCCCTTTTAGCAACCTAAATGTTAAATCCCAACCACCCCCACCCCATTAACATTACCCACGCaccaaagacacacagacacagctacACATTTCCCCCACTGACTCGATAGGACCGCCACATTACCCATTCTGAGCAGGCCGGTGTATTCAAATAAGCAGTGCGTTTCTTAGAGGGTGCAAAAATGTATACATGAATAgagtccccccccccctactGGATGTGTTGGTGAATGAACTGCGCAGTCATGCTGCAAACCCAGTGCACTGGTTGCTTTAGTGATCACTCACAGTTAGAGAACACCTTCCTATTATTGATcagcccccttttgccctcagagcagcctcaattcgccagggcatggactctacaaggtgtcaaaagcgttccaagttggctgggtgtccttttgggtggtggaacattcttcatacacatgggaaactgttgagcgtgaataaccc
Coding sequences within it:
- the LOC115178811 gene encoding brevican core protein isoform X2, with translation MLLSLLLCAICPLVLPSSSTPSQASDDSRLLQVTIPTTPPLSAILGGSLTLPCLVSLSHPPPNTNGRHAVLSLPRVKWSVLSQGHETEILVARGDRVKVSEAYKDRASLLHYASSPADLTLRLDGLQYNDSGFYRCEVQQGLEDADGVAQVKVKGVVFHYRDASSRYAFTFAQARDACEEIGAHIATPEQLLAAYHSGYEQCDAGWLSDHSVRYPIQMPREGCFGDMDGHPGVRNYGLLEPDELYDVYCYVENIEGEVFHGSAPRSFTLWEAKAYCLAQGAELATTGQLYAAWNDGLNACSPGWLADGSVRYPIVTPRERCGGGEPGVRTVYRHLNQTGFPEAHTRHDTYCFRGNSNTHTESPHDYLATEPEDIGQDIVTVFEPLEEFSLSQVTEQVVSEEAQGSLTALPVPEEQHPSEHIEEQGAVPGEQYPEQRAVPGEQYPEQGAVPGEQYPEQGAVPGEQYPEQGAVPGEQYPEQGAVPGEQYPEQGAVPGEHGEEQGFVPGEHGEEQGAVTEEAYIKEDGEEQEAVPGEHGEEQEVVHGEQYPDQPGEEQAAVDGQGPTVVYHEELPFPVEPQDPFTPTSFLQDLEPTEDTWQPVKEVSNPESYQPAPEEANLDSNYPVTPYDELNANPTLYPPSPKTNYESGDLTTAHEDKIGSPDPFQPSLESNVESGEPSIEGVPGTALEAPMPTTSYKEVDGSSDPHPMPGTTPESGEPTESQYGISEESHMQTEITQETDHYTFTSETAGSNVSGVEATTRYDSSPEEQLESGLPTPPEEDHSGDEHVIQVEHVTDMVYPSTSYDLSGGSIRPEGAIAGGVEDTSVSSTSPHEETELFTDQSTTQPPYWENTPEYRRTNSVDHSASVLLPEEHTTSLDSLVIQTGENSGSATAESGDLATLSPVEMDPYELIPTSEYAYDPTQEQSGVMSPDSSTLDDHVEQEAGGTVDSLPEVSMGSTDQDEHTDLSSVPTDKVLTVIYDTDSSEASGVHKRMLDVTHLTSPIPITYSPPTQRSVEAEASSPGDFITFIPESSVPSGFDPLEERLEKVEQEGLGEIPEVVETTTPETASGEEVSRDEENGQEVSGEDESGQEARGDEESGQQVNGDEKSGQEASGDEESGQDVSGDEESGQEASGDEKSGQEASGGKESGQEASGGKESGQEASGGKESGQEASGGKESGQEASGDEESGQEASGGEESGLKVSGDEESGNEDSDQVVSGQEGVESSLGSDEEHSESAESEESSGILEPDVPYMNETVTPINGTTVNSTDALSTDTEITLLPDLSQTPLPSPTVPQESRADANLEYSGETSVTEDPDSITPLTEEPEETPSPTPTTEDYNDQATMAAPLYSEDVDEEKLITTPTSPRFGNISDACLENPCYNGGTCVDSGSSTKCLCLPTYGGDMCQTDLEVCEPGWEKFMGFCYRHFTKRQGWEVAEQHCRMCGAHLISVMTPEEQDYINDKYREYQWMGLNDRTIEGDFRWSDGNPLLYENWYRGQPDSYFLSGEDCVVMVWHDGGRWSDVPCNYHLSYTCKKGTSFCGQPPVIANAKVFGKSRLRYETNSKVRYYCEEGFLQTQNPVIKCLSNGQWEEALITCHPALSNLADGEQKVTTPPYQNEGVEVVDTATEKATSEFWDIKWN
- the LOC115178811 gene encoding brevican core protein isoform X1, with translation MRLEMLLSLLLCAICPLVLPSSSTPSQASDDSRLLQVTIPTTPPLSAILGGSLTLPCLVSLSHPPPNTNGRHAVLSLPRVKWSVLSQGHETEILVARGDRVKVSEAYKDRASLLHYASSPADLTLRLDGLQYNDSGFYRCEVQQGLEDADGVAQVKVKGVVFHYRDASSRYAFTFAQARDACEEIGAHIATPEQLLAAYHSGYEQCDAGWLSDHSVRYPIQMPREGCFGDMDGHPGVRNYGLLEPDELYDVYCYVENIEGEVFHGSAPRSFTLWEAKAYCLAQGAELATTGQLYAAWNDGLNACSPGWLADGSVRYPIVTPRERCGGGEPGVRTVYRHLNQTGFPEAHTRHDTYCFRGNSNTHTESPHDYLATEPEDIGQDIVTVFEPLEEFSLSQVTEQVVSEEAQGSLTALPVPEEQHPSEHIEEQGAVPGEQYPEQRAVPGEQYPEQGAVPGEQYPEQGAVPGEQYPEQGAVPGEQYPEQGAVPGEQYPEQGAVPGEHGEEQGFVPGEHGEEQGAVTEEAYIKEDGEEQEAVPGEHGEEQEVVHGEQYPDQPGEEQAAVDGQGPTVVYHEELPFPVEPQDPFTPTSFLQDLEPTEDTWQPVKEVSNPESYQPAPEEANLDSNYPVTPYDELNANPTLYPPSPKTNYESGDLTTAHEDKIGSPDPFQPSLESNVESGEPSIEGVPGTALEAPMPTTSYKEVDGSSDPHPMPGTTPESGEPTESQYGISEESHMQTEITQETDHYTFTSETAGSNVSGVEATTRYDSSPEEQLESGLPTPPEEDHSGDEHVIQVEHVTDMVYPSTSYDLSGGSIRPEGAIAGGVEDTSVSSTSPHEETELFTDQSTTQPPYWENTPEYRRTNSVDHSASVLLPEEHTTSLDSLVIQTGENSGSATAESGDLATLSPVEMDPYELIPTSEYAYDPTQEQSGVMSPDSSTLDDHVEQEAGGTVDSLPEVSMGSTDQDEHTDLSSVPTDKVLTVIYDTDSSEASGVHKRMLDVTHLTSPIPITYSPPTQRSVEAEASSPGDFITFIPESSVPSGFDPLEERLEKVEQEGLGEIPEVVETTTPETASGEEVSRDEENGQEVSGEDESGQEARGDEESGQQVNGDEKSGQEASGDEESGQDVSGDEESGQEASGDEKSGQEASGGKESGQEASGGKESGQEASGGKESGQEASGGKESGQEASGDEESGQEASGGEESGLKVSGDEESGNEDSDQVVSGQEGVESSLGSDEEHSESAESEESSGILEPDVPYMNETVTPINGTTVNSTDALSTDTEITLLPDLSQTPLPSPTVPQESRADANLEYSGETSVTEDPDSITPLTEEPEETPSPTPTTEDYNDQATMAAPLYSEDVDEEKLITTPTSPRFGNISDACLENPCYNGGTCVDSGSSTKCLCLPTYGGDMCQTDLEVCEPGWEKFMGFCYRHFTKRQGWEVAEQHCRMCGAHLISVMTPEEQDYINDKYREYQWMGLNDRTIEGDFRWSDGNPLLYENWYRGQPDSYFLSGEDCVVMVWHDGGRWSDVPCNYHLSYTCKKGTSFCGQPPVIANAKVFGKSRLRYETNSKVRYYCEEGFLQTQNPVIKCLSNGQWEEALITCHPALSNLADGEQKVTTPPYQNEGVEVVDTATEKATSEFWDIKWN
- the LOC115178811 gene encoding brevican core protein isoform X3, with product MRLEMLLSLLLCAICPLVLPSSSTPSQASDDSRLLQVTIPTTPPLSAILGGSLTLPCLVSLSHPPPNTNGRHAVLSLPRVKWSVLSQGHETEILVARGDRVKVSEAYKDRASLLHYASSPADLTLRLDGLQYNDSGFYRCEVQQGLEDADGVAQVKVKGVVFHYRDASSRYAFTFAQARDACEEIGAHIATPEQLLAAYHSGYEQCDAGWLSDHSVRYPIQMPREGCFGDMDGHPGVRNYGLLEPDELYDVYCYVENIEGEVFHGSAPRSFTLWEAKAYCLAQGAELATTGQLYAAWNDGLNACSPGWLADGSVRYPIVTPRERCGGGEPGVRTVYRHLNQTGFPEAHTRHDTYCFRGNSNTHTESPHDYLATEPEDIGQDIVTVFEPLEEFSLSQVTEQVVSEEAQGSLTALPVPEEQHPSEHIEEQGAVPGEQYPEQRAVPGEQYPEQGAVPGEQYPEQGAVPGEQYPEQGAVPGEQYPEQGAVPGEQYPEQGAVPGEHGEEQGFVPGEHGEEQGAVTEEAYIKEDGEEQEAVPGEHGEEQEVVHGEQYPDQPGEEQAAVDGQGPTVVYHEELPFPVEPQDPFTPTSFLQDLEPTEDTWQPVKEVSNPESYQPAPEEANLDSNYPVTPYDELNANPTLYPPSPKTNYESGDLTTAHEDKIGSPDPFQPSLESNVESGEPSIEGVPGTALEAPMPTTSYKEVDGSSDPHPMPGTTPESGEPTESQYGISEESHMQTEITQETDHYTFTSETAGSNVSGVEATTRYDSSPEEQLESGLPTPPEEDHSGDEHVIQVEHVTDMVYPSTSYDLSGGSIRPEGAIAGGVEDTSVSSTSPHEETELFTDQSTTQPPYWENTPEYRRTNSVDHSASVLLPEEHTTSLDSLVIQTGENSGSATAESGDLATLSPVEMDPYELIPTSEYAYDPTQEQSGVMSPDSSTLDDHVEQEAGGTVDSLPEVSMGSTDQDEHTDLSSVPTDKVLTVIYDTDSSEASGVHKRMLDVTHLTSPIPITYSPPTQRSVEAEASSPGDFITFIPESSVPSGFDPLEERLEKVEQEGLGEIPEVVETTTPETASGEETPLPSPTVPQESRADANLEYSGETSVTEDPDSITPLTEEPEETPSPTPTTEDYNDQATMAAPLYSEDVDEEKLITTPTSPRFGNISDACLENPCYNGGTCVDSGSSTKCLCLPTYGGDMCQTDLEVCEPGWEKFMGFCYRHFTKRQGWEVAEQHCRMCGAHLISVMTPEEQDYINDKYREYQWMGLNDRTIEGDFRWSDGNPLLYENWYRGQPDSYFLSGEDCVVMVWHDGGRWSDVPCNYHLSYTCKKGTSFCGQPPVIANAKVFGKSRLRYETNSKVRYYCEEGFLQTQNPVIKCLSNGQWEEALITCHPALSNLADGEQKVTTPPYQNEGVEVVDTATEKATSEFWDIKWN